One Rhizobiales bacterium GAS188 DNA window includes the following coding sequences:
- a CDS encoding flagellin encodes MSSILTNQSAMTALQALSQTQKSLTQTQTQISTGLRVASAVDNAAYWSIATTMRSDNDALSSVHDSLNLGGSTVGVATAAMNSTISVMDKIKSDLVTAAEPGVDRSKIQTDITALQGQLLSIANSASFNGENWLAVNSGAPGYNANKSVVASFSRDTTGAISIGTINIDTSQTKLYDSNNQSGILDTVNGTTNMSVATLNVAGLTDSAADQATLLQLTTQVDTAIQSITTAASTLGATQTRINLPITFVSNLSDAITSGIGSLVDADMNQASTKLQALQTQQQLGIQSLGIANQNSQLILKLFG; translated from the coding sequence ATGAGCAGCATACTGACCAACCAGTCGGCGATGACGGCGCTGCAGGCGCTCTCGCAGACGCAGAAGTCACTCACCCAGACCCAGACCCAGATCTCGACCGGATTGCGGGTGGCGAGCGCAGTGGACAACGCCGCCTATTGGTCGATCGCCACCACCATGCGTTCGGACAATGACGCACTCTCCTCGGTGCATGATTCGCTGAATCTCGGCGGCTCGACGGTCGGCGTGGCGACAGCCGCCATGAACTCGACGATCAGCGTCATGGACAAGATCAAGTCCGACCTCGTCACCGCGGCCGAGCCCGGCGTCGATCGCAGCAAGATCCAGACCGATATCACCGCCCTGCAGGGCCAGCTGCTGAGCATCGCCAATTCGGCCTCCTTCAACGGCGAGAACTGGCTCGCGGTGAATTCGGGCGCGCCCGGCTACAACGCCAATAAGAGCGTCGTCGCTTCCTTCTCGCGCGACACGACGGGGGCGATCAGCATCGGCACCATCAACATCGATACCTCGCAGACCAAGCTCTACGATTCCAACAACCAGTCGGGCATCCTCGACACGGTGAACGGCACCACCAATATGAGTGTCGCGACGCTCAACGTTGCGGGCCTGACCGATTCGGCTGCCGATCAGGCGACCCTTCTGCAGCTTACGACGCAGGTCGACACGGCCATCCAGTCGATCACCACGGCGGCCTCCACGCTCGGCGCCACTCAGACCCGCATCAACCTGCCGATCACCTTCGTCTCGAACCTGTCGGACGCCATCACCAGCGGCATCGGCTCGCTCGTCGATGCGGATATGAACCAGGCCTCGACCAAGCTGCAGGCGCTGCAGACACAGCAGCAGCTCGGCATCCAGTCGCTCGGCATCGCCAACCAGAACAGCCAGCTCATCCTCAAGCTGTTCGGCTGA
- a CDS encoding flagellar M-ring protein FliF, translating to MTVREQLERLISSLAKLGGRRLAILGIVGLAIFAVTGFAGYYLSRPSLEVLYAGLDRQDVSRIGSALREAGLSFDVNSDGNTVLVPYGQTAQARMLLAEKGLPHSANAGYELFDKLGSLGLTSFMQEVTRVRALEGELARTIQTMRGVKAARVHIVLPDEGSFRRNREPASASVVIRTESPNDTSSAQAIRHMVSAAVPGMALEGVTVLNTDGVMLASGSDMADTAPAGMLTLEKSVSQDIQDRIRKTLTPYLSARNFQISVATRLNTDKKQTNETIFYPESRVERSVRVVKETQVSQNSSTQAPTSVERNLPQDKNQSTNDGKQSNEDNQKREELTNYELSSKTVSTASAGFTVDNLSVAVLLNRASLVASLGGDKATPEAVEKQLADIEQLISSAAGLRKDHGDTIKIAAVDFADTGNDLEPVPPPSYWELAMRQSGTFVSAGTVLAVALLLIWFGIRPATRALIAAPSPTMMDNPLIQAGMMPGLDPMALYPDEGPGSGSQLMAMGDANLIEDLTNKARRSPQKRLEQIVQFDEDQATAILKQWIHQGERA from the coding sequence ATGACCGTTCGAGAACAGCTGGAGCGTTTGATATCCAGCTTGGCGAAGCTCGGAGGCCGCAGGCTGGCTATCCTCGGGATCGTCGGGCTTGCCATATTCGCCGTCACGGGTTTTGCCGGATATTATCTCAGCCGTCCCTCGCTCGAAGTGCTGTACGCCGGCCTCGATCGCCAGGACGTCAGCCGCATCGGCTCGGCGCTGCGTGAGGCCGGACTGTCCTTCGACGTCAATTCGGACGGCAACACGGTCCTCGTGCCTTATGGGCAGACGGCGCAAGCGCGCATGCTGCTCGCCGAGAAGGGCCTGCCGCACAGCGCCAATGCCGGCTACGAGTTGTTCGACAAGCTGGGCTCGCTCGGCCTTACCTCCTTTATGCAGGAGGTGACGCGGGTGCGTGCGCTCGAGGGCGAATTGGCGCGCACCATCCAGACCATGCGCGGCGTCAAGGCGGCGCGCGTCCATATCGTCTTGCCCGATGAAGGCTCGTTCCGGCGCAACCGGGAGCCAGCCTCGGCATCGGTCGTGATCCGCACCGAATCCCCGAACGATACGAGCTCGGCGCAAGCCATCCGCCACATGGTTTCGGCGGCCGTGCCCGGCATGGCGCTCGAGGGCGTGACCGTCCTCAATACCGACGGCGTGATGCTGGCTTCGGGCAGCGACATGGCCGACACGGCGCCGGCCGGCATGCTCACCCTCGAAAAGAGCGTGTCGCAGGACATCCAGGACAGGATCCGCAAGACGCTGACGCCCTATCTGTCGGCGCGCAATTTTCAGATCAGCGTGGCGACGCGGCTCAACACCGACAAGAAGCAGACCAACGAGACGATCTTCTATCCCGAATCGCGGGTCGAGCGCTCGGTCCGGGTCGTCAAGGAAACGCAGGTCTCGCAGAATTCGAGCACGCAGGCCCCGACCTCGGTCGAGCGCAATCTGCCGCAAGACAAGAATCAATCGACCAATGACGGCAAGCAGTCGAACGAAGACAATCAGAAGCGCGAAGAGCTGACCAATTACGAATTGTCCTCGAAGACCGTCTCGACCGCCAGCGCCGGCTTCACGGTCGACAATCTGTCGGTTGCGGTGTTGCTCAATCGCGCCAGCCTCGTGGCCTCGCTCGGCGGCGACAAGGCGACGCCCGAGGCTGTCGAGAAGCAGCTCGCCGACATCGAGCAGCTGATTTCCTCGGCGGCCGGCCTGCGCAAGGATCACGGCGACACGATCAAGATCGCGGCCGTCGATTTCGCCGATACCGGAAACGATCTCGAGCCCGTGCCGCCGCCGAGCTACTGGGAGCTGGCGATGCGCCAGTCGGGCACCTTCGTCAGCGCCGGGACCGTGCTGGCCGTGGCGCTGCTCCTGATCTGGTTCGGCATCAGGCCGGCCACGCGCGCCCTGATCGCCGCACCGTCGCCCACGATGATGGACAATCCGCTCATCCAAGCGGGGATGATGCCCGGTCTCGACCCGATGGCGCTCTATCCCGACGAGGGGCCGGGCTCGGGCTCGCAGCTCATGGCCATGGGCGACGCCAACCTGATCGAAGACCTGACCAACAAGGCACGGCGCTCCCCGCAGAAACGGCTCGAGCAGATCGTCCAGTTCGATGAGGACCAGGCGACCGCCATTCTCAAGCAATGGATCCATCAGGGAGAGCGGGCGTGA